A region from the Microcoleus sp. FACHB-68 genome encodes:
- a CDS encoding response regulator yields the protein MAAKRILVIDDEEDIREVAQLSLEMVGGWEVITAGSGSEGIAKAETEQPDAILLDVMMPDMDGPATFAKMQLSKAIQQIPVILLTAKVQATDQRRFAELGVAGVIAKPFDPMNLANQVAQVLHWSF from the coding sequence GTGGCAGCCAAGCGCATCTTGGTCATTGATGATGAGGAAGATATTCGCGAAGTCGCTCAACTCAGTTTGGAGATGGTAGGCGGGTGGGAAGTTATCACAGCCGGTTCAGGCAGTGAGGGAATTGCTAAGGCTGAAACTGAACAGCCTGATGCCATCCTTCTCGATGTCATGATGCCTGATATGGATGGCCCTGCTACCTTTGCTAAAATGCAGCTGAGCAAGGCAATCCAGCAAATTCCTGTGATTCTGTTAACTGCCAAGGTACAGGCAACCGATCAGCGGCGATTTGCTGAATTAGGCGTTGCGGGAGTCATTGCCAAGCCGTTCGATCCGATGAACCTCGCGAATCAAGTGGCTCAAGTATTGCACTGGAGTTTTTAA